One genomic window of Bradyrhizobium sp. B124 includes the following:
- a CDS encoding AAA family ATPase codes for MRPTDIAISNYRSIRRLTMPIQPLSVFVGENGVGKSNLYKSLSLLRDAATGRITRTIADEGGLNSVGWSGIRRRGEDGRLRLEVKFDHVKYAIELGHPGPLEAAFPGEPMIKSERIEAIHGKRKVLMMERTNSHVSVRGESGAWSEHKDAVLPSETALADFLDGRACPEIDLIRSALQSWRFYHDFRTDPASPIRKPCLAITTPSLSADGSDLPAALATLSAIRQDAVDLQDAIEDAFPGAELRAWAENGRCEFELQQADVPRPFKAHELSDGTLKYICLLAVFMGYRLPPFIALNEPETSLHPSLLAPLARLIAKASRRADIWIVTHSEHLMEALRTESAVPLRRVIKAKGATTIEGLTLGGEFRDGEDDEDEDDDDDD; via the coding sequence ATGCGGCCGACCGATATTGCGATCTCGAATTATCGCTCCATTCGGCGGCTCACCATGCCCATTCAGCCGCTGTCGGTCTTCGTCGGCGAGAACGGCGTCGGCAAATCCAATCTCTACAAGTCCCTGTCGCTGCTGCGCGACGCGGCGACCGGCCGGATCACGCGCACCATCGCCGATGAAGGTGGATTGAACTCGGTCGGCTGGTCCGGCATCCGCAGGCGGGGCGAGGATGGACGGCTGCGCCTGGAGGTCAAATTCGATCACGTCAAATACGCGATCGAGCTCGGACATCCCGGCCCGCTCGAGGCGGCATTTCCCGGCGAGCCGATGATCAAGTCCGAACGCATCGAGGCGATCCACGGCAAGCGAAAAGTCCTGATGATGGAGCGGACCAATTCGCACGTGAGTGTCCGCGGCGAGAGCGGCGCCTGGAGCGAGCACAAGGATGCGGTGCTGCCGTCGGAAACCGCGCTCGCGGATTTCCTCGACGGCAGGGCGTGCCCCGAGATCGACCTGATCCGAAGCGCGCTGCAGAGCTGGCGCTTCTACCACGATTTTCGCACCGATCCGGCATCGCCGATCCGAAAGCCGTGTCTCGCGATCACGACGCCCTCGCTGAGCGCCGATGGCAGCGATCTGCCTGCCGCTTTGGCAACGCTCAGCGCGATCAGGCAGGATGCGGTCGACTTGCAGGATGCGATCGAGGATGCGTTCCCGGGCGCCGAGCTCCGGGCATGGGCGGAAAACGGGCGGTGCGAGTTCGAGCTGCAGCAGGCGGACGTGCCACGTCCGTTCAAGGCGCACGAGCTATCCGACGGCACGCTGAAATATATTTGCCTGCTCGCCGTGTTCATGGGCTATCGGCTGCCGCCGTTCATCGCGCTGAACGAACCCGAGACCAGCCTGCATCCATCGCTGCTGGCGCCATTGGCGAGGCTGATCGCCAAGGCGTCGCGCCGCGCCGACATCTGGATCGTCACCCATTCGGAACATCTGATGGAGGCGCTGCGAACCGAGAGCGCGGTCCCGCTTCGCCGGGTGATCAAGGCAAAGGGCGCCACCACCATCGAGGGCCTGACCCTCGGCGGTGAATTTCGTGACGGCGAAGACGACGAAGACGAAGATGACGACGACGACGACTAG
- a CDS encoding inositol monophosphatase family protein — protein MLYSALINVMVKAARRAGRSLKRDLGEIEHLQVSLKGPANFVSLADKRAEEMLYTDLEKARPGYGFLGEEGGKREGGDKSHTWIVDPLDGTTNFLHGIPQFAISIGLQREDTIIAGVIYNPANDELYIAERGKGAFLNDQRLRVAGRRQLNECVVACGLPHIGRGNHQLALQEMAALQSKVAGFRRFGAASLDLAFVAAGRLDGYWERNLQSWDVAAGLLMVREAGGTVSGIQGSDDPLQTGHVVCGNEFVHGELIKILKPLGQ, from the coding sequence ATGCTCTACTCCGCCCTCATCAATGTCATGGTCAAGGCCGCGCGCCGCGCCGGCCGCAGCCTCAAGCGCGACCTCGGCGAGATCGAACACCTCCAGGTGTCGCTGAAGGGGCCGGCGAACTTCGTCTCGCTCGCCGACAAGCGCGCCGAGGAGATGCTCTACACCGACCTCGAAAAGGCCCGGCCCGGTTACGGGTTCCTCGGCGAGGAAGGCGGCAAGCGCGAAGGTGGCGACAAGAGCCACACCTGGATCGTCGATCCCTTGGACGGCACCACCAACTTCCTGCACGGCATCCCGCAATTCGCGATCTCGATCGGGCTTCAGCGCGAAGACACGATCATCGCCGGCGTGATCTACAATCCCGCCAATGACGAGCTCTACATCGCCGAGCGCGGCAAGGGCGCGTTCCTCAACGACCAGCGGCTGCGCGTCGCCGGCCGCCGCCAGCTCAACGAATGCGTGGTCGCCTGCGGCCTGCCGCATATCGGCCGCGGCAATCACCAGCTGGCGCTGCAGGAGATGGCAGCGTTGCAGAGCAAGGTCGCAGGCTTCCGCCGCTTCGGCGCCGCCTCGCTCGACCTCGCCTTCGTCGCCGCCGGCCGCCTCGACGGCTATTGGGAACGCAATCTGCAATCCTGGGACGTCGCAGCGGGCCTGCTGATGGTCCGCGAAGCCGGCGGCACCGTCTCCGGCATCCAGGGCAGTGACGACCCGCTGCAAACCGGCCACGTCGTCTGCGGCAACGAGTTCGTGCACGGCGAGCTGATCAAGATCCTCAAGCCGCTCGGGCAGTAA
- a CDS encoding tetratricopeptide repeat protein, with protein sequence MNRLRPIGVALGCMMLASGAMAQLSITPPAQTPPPAKKEAPKEKPKVHAPAAKKPAPKPAATPTATPTPSPTPTPDDPNVDLVYGAYQRGMYKTAFDLAMVRAQNSNDAKAMTMLGELYANGLGVKRDYVKADDWYKRASDAGDREAMFALAMMRIAGRGGTVDKDSAVKLLASSAKLGEPKAAYNLALLYLDGQTLPQDLKRSAELLRMAADAGSPEAQYALATFYKEGTGVPKDLEKAARLLQAASLADNVDAEVEYAIALYNGAGTPRNVPAAVAMLRKAARQNSAIAQNRLAHVLATGAGAPVDKVEALKWHTVAKTAGKGDPDLDDILADMSQEDRAKGEAAARKWIGNNVK encoded by the coding sequence ATGAACCGCCTGCGTCCGATAGGTGTTGCGCTCGGCTGCATGATGCTGGCGAGCGGTGCGATGGCGCAGCTCTCGATCACGCCGCCGGCACAGACGCCGCCGCCCGCGAAGAAGGAGGCGCCGAAAGAGAAGCCGAAGGTGCATGCGCCCGCCGCGAAGAAGCCCGCGCCGAAGCCCGCCGCCACACCAACGGCCACCCCGACGCCCTCGCCGACCCCGACGCCTGATGATCCCAATGTCGATCTCGTCTACGGCGCCTATCAGCGCGGCATGTACAAGACCGCATTCGATCTGGCGATGGTGCGCGCGCAGAACAGCAACGATGCCAAGGCAATGACGATGCTGGGCGAGCTCTATGCCAACGGGCTCGGCGTCAAGCGCGACTACGTCAAGGCGGACGATTGGTACAAGCGCGCATCCGATGCCGGCGATCGTGAGGCGATGTTCGCGCTCGCGATGATGCGGATCGCGGGCCGTGGCGGCACGGTGGACAAGGATTCCGCGGTCAAGCTGCTGGCCTCGTCGGCCAAGCTCGGCGAGCCGAAGGCGGCCTATAACCTCGCGCTGCTCTATCTCGACGGCCAGACCCTGCCGCAGGACCTCAAGCGCTCCGCCGAACTGTTGCGGATGGCCGCGGACGCCGGCAGCCCCGAGGCGCAATACGCGCTCGCGACCTTCTACAAGGAAGGCACCGGCGTGCCGAAGGACCTCGAAAAGGCGGCCCGGCTGCTGCAGGCCGCGTCGCTGGCCGACAATGTCGATGCCGAGGTCGAATATGCCATCGCGCTCTACAACGGGGCCGGCACGCCGCGGAACGTGCCGGCGGCAGTGGCGATGCTGCGCAAGGCGGCCCGGCAGAACAGCGCGATCGCGCAAAACCGCCTCGCCCACGTGCTGGCGACCGGCGCCGGCGCCCCGGTGGACAAGGTCGAGGCGCTGAAATGGCACACGGTCGCCAAGACGGCCGGCAAGGGCGACCCCGATCTCGACGACATCCTCGCCGACATGAGCCAGGAAGACCGCGCCAAGGGCGAAGCAGCCGCGCGAAAATGGATCGGAAACAACGTCAAATGA
- a CDS encoding thiamine phosphate synthase — MATKPVPPRPAPRLYLATPPVDEPARLAAELADLLAAADVAAVLVRLRETDPRSMISTIKALAPAIQNAGAALLIDGHPDIVARAGADGAHLTGVAAMEEAMPSLKPDRIAGVGGLATRHDSMAAGEAGADYVLFGEPDANGQRPSLEAIAERLEWWDELFEPPCVGFATSREEAEAFAAAGADFVLVGDLLWSDPRGAKAALAEIGAAIAEAHAGTLGQAKAEG, encoded by the coding sequence TTGGCGACCAAGCCCGTTCCGCCGCGGCCGGCGCCGCGCCTCTATCTGGCAACCCCGCCGGTCGACGAGCCCGCGCGGCTAGCGGCCGAGCTTGCCGACCTGCTCGCAGCGGCCGACGTCGCGGCCGTCTTGGTGCGGCTACGCGAGACCGATCCGCGCAGCATGATCTCCACCATCAAGGCGCTGGCGCCTGCGATCCAGAACGCGGGCGCGGCACTGCTGATCGACGGCCATCCCGACATCGTGGCCCGCGCCGGCGCCGACGGCGCGCATCTGACCGGCGTCGCCGCGATGGAAGAGGCGATGCCCTCGCTGAAACCCGACCGCATCGCAGGCGTCGGCGGGCTCGCGACGCGCCACGATTCCATGGCCGCGGGCGAAGCCGGTGCCGATTATGTGCTGTTCGGCGAGCCCGACGCCAACGGACAGCGGCCCTCGCTTGAGGCGATCGCCGAGCGGCTGGAATGGTGGGACGAATTGTTCGAGCCGCCCTGCGTCGGCTTTGCGACCTCGCGCGAGGAAGCCGAGGCATTCGCCGCGGCCGGCGCGGATTTCGTGCTGGTCGGAGACCTCCTCTGGTCCGATCCGCGCGGCGCCAAGGCGGCACTCGCCGAGATCGGCGCAGCGATTGCAGAGGCGCATGCCGGCACGTTGGGCCAGGCCAAGGCCGAGGGATGA
- a CDS encoding class I fructose-bisphosphate aldolase, with product MNLADLNKIALAMVTPGKGILAADESSGTIKKRFDAIKVDSTEDSRRDYREMLFRSQDAMSKYISGVILYDETIWQNAKDGTPLVKLIEQAGAIPGIKVDEGTQALPNCPGELVTVGLDKLAERLKKYYERGARFAKWRAVIDIGPRIPTQTAVRVNAHALARYAALCQAAQIVPIVEPEVLMDGDHDIDRCYEVTQRVLNRTFQELRVQRVALEGMILKPNMAISGKKCPKQASVQEVAEKTIRLLKSCVPAAVPGIAFLSGGQSDEEATAHLDAMNKIGHLPWRLTFSYGRALQAAPQKAWSGKPDNVPAGQRAFSHRARMNGLASTGNWEAGLEKQAA from the coding sequence ATGAACCTCGCTGACCTCAACAAAATTGCACTCGCCATGGTCACCCCGGGCAAGGGCATCCTCGCCGCCGACGAATCCTCCGGCACCATCAAGAAGCGTTTCGACGCCATCAAGGTCGATTCGACCGAAGACAGTCGCCGCGACTACCGCGAGATGCTGTTCCGCTCGCAGGATGCGATGAGCAAGTACATCTCCGGCGTCATCCTCTACGACGAGACGATCTGGCAGAATGCCAAGGATGGTACGCCGCTGGTCAAGCTGATCGAACAGGCCGGCGCAATCCCTGGCATCAAGGTCGATGAAGGCACCCAGGCGCTGCCGAACTGCCCGGGCGAACTCGTCACCGTCGGTCTCGACAAGCTCGCCGAGCGCTTGAAGAAATATTACGAGCGCGGTGCGCGCTTTGCGAAATGGCGCGCCGTGATCGATATCGGGCCGCGAATCCCGACCCAGACCGCAGTCCGCGTCAATGCGCACGCGCTGGCGCGCTACGCGGCGCTGTGCCAGGCCGCGCAGATCGTCCCGATCGTCGAGCCTGAGGTGCTGATGGACGGCGATCACGACATCGACCGCTGCTATGAGGTGACGCAGCGCGTGCTGAACCGCACCTTCCAGGAATTGCGGGTGCAGCGCGTCGCGCTGGAAGGCATGATCCTGAAGCCCAACATGGCGATCTCGGGCAAGAAATGCCCGAAGCAGGCGTCGGTGCAGGAAGTCGCCGAGAAGACCATCCGCCTGCTCAAGAGTTGCGTGCCGGCCGCGGTGCCGGGCATCGCTTTCCTCTCCGGCGGACAGAGCGACGAGGAGGCGACCGCGCATCTCGACGCCATGAACAAGATCGGCCACCTGCCCTGGCGGCTGACCTTCTCCTATGGCCGTGCGCTGCAGGCGGCGCCGCAAAAGGCGTGGTCCGGCAAGCCCGACAACGTCCCGGCGGGCCAGCGCGCGTTCTCGCATCGCGCCCGGATGAACGGGCTCGCGAGCACCGGCAATTGGGAAGCCGGCCTCGAGAAACAGGCGGCATAG
- the fba gene encoding class II fructose-bisphosphate aldolase (catalyzes the reversible aldol condensation of dihydroxyacetonephosphate and glyceraldehyde 3-phosphate in the Calvin cycle, glycolysis, and/or gluconeogenesis), which produces MARITLRQLLDHAAEHDYGVPAFNINNMEQALAIMAAASEVDAPVIIQASRGARSYANDVMLKHMMDAVTEIYPQIPVCVHLDHGNEPATCMTAIQAGFTSVMMDGSLKADGKTPGDWDYNVGVTRTVTGMAHLGGISVEGELGVLGSLETGMGDKEDGHGAEGKLSHDQLLTNPDEAVKFVKETKVDALAIAMGTSHGAYKFTRKPDGDILAMNVIEEIHRKLPNTHLVMHGSSSVPQELQEIINANGGKMKPTWGVPVAEIQRGIKNGVRKINIDTDNRMAMTGQIRKVLKDNPEEFDPRKYLKPAMEAMTKLCKQRLQEFNTAGQASKIKKVLTTAEMAKRYASGALDPKVA; this is translated from the coding sequence ATGGCTCGCATAACATTGCGGCAACTGCTCGATCACGCGGCCGAGCATGATTACGGCGTACCTGCCTTCAACATCAACAACATGGAGCAGGCGCTGGCGATCATGGCCGCGGCCTCCGAGGTCGACGCACCCGTCATCATCCAGGCCTCGCGCGGCGCGCGGTCCTACGCCAACGACGTCATGCTCAAGCACATGATGGACGCCGTCACCGAGATCTACCCGCAGATCCCGGTCTGCGTGCATCTCGACCACGGCAACGAGCCCGCCACCTGCATGACCGCGATCCAGGCCGGCTTCACCTCCGTCATGATGGACGGCTCGCTGAAGGCCGACGGCAAGACCCCCGGCGACTGGGACTACAATGTCGGCGTCACGAGGACCGTGACCGGCATGGCCCATCTCGGCGGCATCTCGGTGGAGGGCGAGCTCGGCGTGCTCGGCTCACTCGAGACCGGCATGGGCGACAAGGAAGACGGCCACGGCGCCGAGGGCAAGCTGTCGCATGACCAGCTGCTGACCAATCCCGACGAGGCCGTGAAGTTCGTCAAGGAAACCAAGGTCGACGCCCTCGCGATCGCGATGGGCACCTCGCACGGCGCCTACAAGTTCACCCGCAAGCCCGACGGCGACATCCTCGCCATGAACGTGATCGAGGAAATCCATCGCAAGCTGCCGAACACGCATCTCGTGATGCACGGCTCCTCGTCGGTGCCGCAGGAGCTGCAGGAGATCATCAACGCCAATGGCGGCAAGATGAAGCCGACCTGGGGCGTGCCGGTCGCCGAGATCCAGCGCGGCATCAAGAACGGCGTGCGCAAGATCAACATCGACACCGACAACCGGATGGCGATGACCGGCCAGATCCGCAAGGTGCTGAAGGACAATCCGGAAGAGTTCGATCCGCGCAAGTACCTGAAGCCCGCGATGGAGGCGATGACCAAGCTGTGCAAGCAGCGCCTGCAGGAGTTCAATACCGCGGGCCAGGCCAGCAAGATCAAGAAGGTGCTGACCACGGCGGAAATGGCCAAGCGCTACGCTTCGGGCGCGCTCGATCCCAAAGTCGCCTGA
- a CDS encoding phosphoglycerate kinase has translation MTKSFRTLDDVNVKGKRVLLRVDLNVPMEGGRVTDATRLERVAPTITEISDKGGKVILLAHFGRPKGRDPKESLKPVAEALSKVIKRPVAFAEDCIGEPAAKAVAALKDGDILCLENTRFHKEEEKNDAGFVAELAKLGDIWVNDAFSAAHRAHASTEGLGHKLPAYAGRTMQAELDALGKALEAPTKPVIAIIGGAKVSTKIDLLENLVSKVDALVIGGGMANTFLHAQGIAVGKSLAEKDLAATALRIMEKANAANCAIILPVDAVVANQFAANAPSHAYGLDAIPADGMILDVGPQSIARIHAAIDDAATLVWNGPLGAFELTPFDRGTVVSAKHAAERTRAKKLVSVAGGGDTVAALNQAGVAGDFSYVSTAGGAFLEWMEGKPLPGVEVLKNR, from the coding sequence ATGACCAAATCGTTCCGCACCCTCGACGACGTCAACGTGAAGGGCAAGCGCGTGCTGCTGCGCGTCGACCTCAACGTTCCCATGGAAGGCGGCCGCGTCACCGACGCCACCCGGCTCGAGCGCGTTGCTCCCACCATCACCGAGATCTCCGACAAGGGCGGCAAGGTGATCCTGCTCGCCCATTTCGGCCGGCCCAAGGGCCGCGATCCCAAGGAGTCGCTGAAGCCGGTCGCCGAGGCGCTGTCGAAGGTAATCAAGCGCCCGGTCGCCTTCGCCGAGGATTGCATCGGCGAGCCCGCGGCCAAGGCGGTTGCGGCCCTCAAGGATGGCGACATCCTCTGCCTTGAGAACACCCGCTTCCACAAGGAAGAGGAAAAGAACGACGCCGGCTTCGTCGCTGAACTCGCCAAGCTCGGCGACATCTGGGTCAACGACGCCTTTTCCGCCGCGCACCGCGCCCACGCCTCGACCGAAGGCCTCGGCCACAAGCTGCCGGCCTATGCCGGCCGCACCATGCAGGCCGAGCTCGACGCACTCGGCAAGGCGCTGGAAGCCCCGACCAAGCCCGTGATCGCGATCATCGGCGGCGCCAAGGTCTCGACCAAGATCGATCTATTGGAAAACCTCGTGAGCAAGGTCGATGCGCTGGTGATCGGCGGCGGCATGGCCAACACCTTCCTGCACGCGCAGGGCATCGCCGTCGGCAAGTCGCTCGCCGAAAAGGACCTCGCCGCGACCGCGCTGCGGATCATGGAGAAGGCCAATGCGGCCAATTGCGCGATCATCCTGCCCGTTGACGCGGTCGTCGCCAACCAGTTCGCCGCCAACGCGCCGTCGCATGCCTATGGCCTCGACGCGATCCCGGCCGACGGCATGATCCTGGACGTCGGCCCGCAATCGATCGCGCGCATCCATGCCGCGATCGACGACGCCGCGACGCTGGTCTGGAACGGACCGCTCGGCGCCTTCGAATTGACGCCGTTCGACCGCGGCACCGTGGTGTCGGCCAAGCATGCCGCCGAGCGCACCCGGGCCAAAAAGCTGGTCTCGGTCGCCGGCGGCGGCGATACCGTCGCGGCGCTCAACCAAGCGGGCGTCGCCGGTGATTTTTCCTACGTCTCGACCGCGGGCGGCGCGTTTCTTGAATGGATGGAAGGCAAGCCGCTGCCGGGCGTCGAAGTTTTGAAAAACCGTTGA
- the gap gene encoding type I glyceraldehyde-3-phosphate dehydrogenase: MAIRVAINGFGRIGRNVLRAIAESGRKDIEVVGINDLGPVETNAHLLRFDSVHGRFPGTVTVDGDSISVGDNKIKVSAERDPSKLPWKALGVDIALECTGIFTAKDKASAHLTAGAKRVLVSAPADGADATIVYGVNHDTLNKDQLVVSNGSCTTNCLAPVAKVLNETVGIETGFMTTIHAYTGDQPTLDTLHKDLYRGRAAAMSMIPTSTGAAKAIGLVLPELKGKLDGVSIRVPTPNVSVIDLKIVAKRATDAKEINEAMKRASEQQLKGILGFTTAPNVSIDFNHDPHSATFHMDQTKVQNGTLVRVMAWYDNEWGFSNRMADTAVAIGKLI; encoded by the coding sequence ATGGCAATCCGCGTCGCGATCAACGGGTTTGGGCGTATCGGCCGCAATGTGTTGCGCGCCATCGCCGAGTCCGGCCGCAAGGACATCGAGGTGGTCGGCATCAACGACCTCGGCCCGGTCGAGACCAACGCGCACCTGCTGCGCTTCGATTCCGTGCATGGCCGCTTTCCGGGCACCGTGACCGTCGATGGCGATTCGATCAGCGTGGGCGACAACAAGATCAAGGTCTCGGCCGAGCGCGATCCCTCCAAGCTGCCGTGGAAGGCCCTCGGCGTCGACATCGCGCTGGAATGCACCGGCATCTTCACCGCCAAGGACAAGGCCTCTGCGCACCTCACCGCCGGCGCCAAGCGCGTGCTGGTCTCGGCCCCGGCCGATGGCGCTGACGCCACCATCGTCTACGGCGTCAACCACGACACGCTGAACAAGGATCAGCTCGTCGTCTCCAACGGCTCCTGCACCACCAACTGCCTCGCGCCGGTTGCCAAGGTGTTGAACGAGACGGTCGGCATCGAGACCGGCTTCATGACCACGATCCACGCCTATACCGGCGACCAGCCGACGCTCGACACCCTGCACAAGGATCTCTATCGCGGTCGCGCCGCGGCGATGTCGATGATCCCGACCTCGACCGGTGCCGCGAAAGCTATCGGCCTGGTGCTGCCGGAACTGAAGGGCAAGCTCGACGGCGTCTCGATCCGCGTGCCGACCCCGAACGTCTCGGTGATCGATCTGAAGATCGTCGCCAAGCGTGCCACCGACGCCAAGGAAATCAACGAGGCGATGAAGCGCGCCTCCGAGCAGCAACTCAAGGGCATCCTCGGCTTCACCACCGCGCCGAACGTCTCGATCGACTTCAACCACGATCCGCACTCGGCCACCTTCCACATGGACCAGACCAAGGTGCAGAACGGCACGCTGGTGCGCGTGATGGCCTGGTACGACAATGAGTGGGGCTTCTCGAACCGCATGGCGGACACCGCCGTTGCGATCGGCAAGCTGATCTAA
- the tkt gene encoding transketolase, translating to MTQVDHTRMANAIRGLAMDAVEKANSGHPGLPMGAADIATVLFTKFLKFDAADTAWPDRDRFVLSAGHGSMLLYALLYLTGNKDMTLDQLKHFRQLGSLTPGHPENFHTKGIETTTGPLGQGIATAVGMALAEKMLAAEFGKKIVNHHTYVLASDGDLMEGISQEAIALAGHWRLNKMIVLYDDNGISIDGPTSISDSVDQVKRFKSAGWAAELIDGHDPQAIAAAITRAQKSSKPSMIACKTTIGFGAPTRAGTAKAHGEALGAAELKGAKEKLGISLEPFSVPDDVLKAWREAGARGAAEHKAWDEQFAQLGNRKRAEFERRLRHERPQSLAKGLRAFKKGLLENPLNVATRKSSEAAIEVIAAAMPMEFVAGSADLTGSNNNKAKSAVGFAAKTPKGRFIHYGIREHGMAACLNGIFLHGGFAPNGATFLVFTDYARGAMRLSALMGTGVVYVMTHDSIGLGEDGPTHQPVEHLSALRAMPNMRVFRPCDAVETAECWELALNRIDGPTVLALTRQNLPQLRTTAPNDNPCSHGAYELVAAQGDAKVSLFASGSEVQIAVEAQKQLAGRGIATRVVSVPSLELLLAQPAERQNAVIGNAPVKIAIEAAVRWGWDAVIGRDGEFVGMHGFGASAPAKDLFPHFGITAEAVVNAALKRV from the coding sequence ATGACGCAGGTCGATCACACCCGTATGGCCAATGCGATCCGTGGCCTTGCCATGGACGCCGTCGAGAAGGCGAATTCCGGCCATCCCGGCCTGCCGATGGGCGCCGCCGACATCGCGACCGTCCTGTTCACCAAATTCTTGAAATTCGATGCCGCCGACACGGCGTGGCCCGATCGCGACCGCTTCGTGCTGTCGGCCGGCCACGGCTCGATGCTGCTCTATGCGTTGCTGTACCTGACCGGCAACAAGGACATGACGCTCGACCAGCTCAAGCATTTCCGCCAGCTCGGATCGCTGACGCCGGGACACCCGGAGAATTTCCACACCAAAGGCATTGAGACCACCACCGGCCCGCTCGGCCAGGGCATTGCCACCGCAGTCGGCATGGCGCTCGCCGAGAAGATGCTCGCCGCAGAGTTCGGCAAGAAGATCGTCAACCACCACACCTATGTGCTCGCCTCCGACGGCGACCTGATGGAAGGCATCTCGCAGGAGGCGATCGCGCTGGCCGGCCACTGGCGCCTCAACAAGATGATCGTGCTGTACGACGACAACGGCATCTCGATCGACGGCCCGACCTCGATCTCCGATTCCGTCGACCAGGTGAAGCGCTTCAAGTCCGCCGGCTGGGCCGCCGAATTGATCGATGGCCATGATCCGCAGGCGATCGCCGCTGCGATCACCCGTGCGCAGAAATCCAGCAAGCCTTCGATGATCGCCTGTAAGACCACGATCGGCTTCGGCGCACCGACCAGGGCCGGCACCGCCAAGGCGCATGGCGAGGCGCTCGGCGCCGCCGAGCTCAAGGGCGCCAAGGAGAAGCTCGGCATCTCGCTCGAGCCGTTCTCGGTGCCCGACGACGTGCTGAAGGCCTGGCGTGAGGCGGGCGCCCGCGGCGCCGCCGAGCACAAGGCGTGGGACGAGCAGTTCGCGCAGCTCGGCAACCGCAAGCGCGCCGAGTTCGAGCGCCGCCTGCGTCACGAACGGCCGCAATCGCTCGCCAAGGGGCTGCGCGCCTTCAAGAAGGGCCTGCTGGAAAATCCGCTCAACGTCGCGACCCGCAAGTCGTCGGAAGCCGCGATCGAAGTGATCGCCGCCGCGATGCCGATGGAATTCGTGGCCGGCTCCGCCGACCTCACCGGCTCCAACAACAACAAGGCGAAGTCGGCAGTGGGGTTCGCCGCCAAGACCCCGAAGGGCCGCTTCATCCATTACGGCATCCGTGAACACGGCATGGCGGCGTGCCTCAACGGCATCTTCCTGCATGGCGGCTTCGCGCCGAACGGCGCCACCTTCCTGGTGTTCACCGACTATGCGCGCGGTGCGATGCGGCTGTCGGCGCTGATGGGCACTGGCGTGGTCTATGTGATGACCCACGATTCGATCGGCCTCGGCGAGGACGGCCCGACGCACCAGCCGGTCGAGCATCTCTCCGCGCTGCGCGCGATGCCCAACATGCGCGTGTTCCGTCCCTGCGACGCGGTCGAGACCGCCGAGTGCTGGGAACTCGCGCTCAACCGGATCGACGGGCCAACCGTGCTGGCGCTGACCCGCCAGAACCTGCCGCAGCTCCGCACCACGGCGCCGAACGACAATCCGTGCAGCCACGGCGCCTACGAACTAGTCGCGGCGCAAGGCGACGCAAAAGTGTCATTGTTCGCGTCCGGTTCCGAGGTCCAGATCGCGGTCGAGGCGCAGAAGCAGCTCGCCGGGCGCGGCATCGCGACGCGGGTCGTCTCGGTCCCGTCGCTGGAATTGCTGCTGGCGCAGCCCGCCGAGCGGCAAAATGCCGTGATCGGCAACGCCCCGGTCAAGATCGCGATCGAGGCCGCGGTGCGCTGGGGCTGGGATGCCGTGATCGGCCGCGACGGTGAATTCGTCGGCATGCACGGTTTCGGCGCCAGCGCCCCGGCGAAGGACCTTTTCCCGCATTTCGGCATTACTGCGGAGGCCGTCGTTAACGCTGCCCTGAAGCGCGTCTGA
- a CDS encoding DUF4164 domain-containing protein: MSDRLTNGSGNTEAPLADIDAATKRLMAALDALESSVERRREADRDENELASRIQALGADRSRLADELDGSLVKTRKLERVNRDIAEKLDAAIGTIRAVLEGGEGR, encoded by the coding sequence ATGAGTGATCGTCTCACCAACGGCTCTGGCAATACCGAGGCACCGCTCGCCGATATCGATGCTGCGACAAAGCGGCTGATGGCAGCGCTCGATGCGCTGGAGAGCTCGGTGGAGCGGCGCCGCGAGGCCGACCGCGACGAAAACGAATTGGCGAGCCGGATCCAGGCGCTCGGCGCCGATCGCTCCAGGCTTGCCGACGAACTCGACGGATCGCTGGTGAAGACGCGCAAGCTCGAGCGCGTCAATCGCGACATCGCAGAAAAGCTCGATGCAGCGATCGGCACCATTCGCGCCGTGCTCGAGGGCGGAGAAGGCAGATGA